In Microbulbifer elongatus, the DNA window GCCGTAGGCCTCGATCACGTCGATTTCTTCGGTGGAATCCGCGCTCAACAGCCAGAAGTCGGAGGCCAGCACCATGTTGCTCAGTTTGGCTCGCGCTTCCATATACAGCGGATAGGTGAGGGTGGTTTTGGAAGTAATACTGCCGAGATATACCTGATTGGTACCCGGTTTGCGGCCGGATTTGATCTGCAGGCGGCCATTGCTGACCAGTGAGTACTCCGGGTGCCATTCGGTCAGGCCCGGCCCGGTCCAAGGGTTGATAAAGCCCTCTTTCCAACGTTCGTAAAACGCCGCGCTTTTGCCCGCTGCCGGGGCCTCGTAATTGAAGTCGTCGGAAAGGGGGTGCAGCTCCCAGACCTTGCCTGCGCCCGGGTCTGCCGGCACCGGGATGCCGTCCCAGTCCGCAGCGGTCGCTGTCCCGCCCAGCATGGATGCGAGCAGGGTGATAGTTAGACGGTTCATCACTTTATCTCCTTGGGGTTTTTTATCGTTATTCCAGCTCACCTTAACGCAACCACTCATCTTTGTTAACAATTAACTATTGACATTGTGTGAGGTGGCGCACAGGATGGCCATCGCAGTCTGCGATAGGCGGGGCTTTCATCTCCGCTCGCACACTGCACAGGAAAGTTCAACTCAATAACGAATAAGCGCTCGATACTCGGTCACCTGGCGGCAGGTGTGAGGTCTGAGCTTCGAGCCTCCAGATGGAGAGAGAGCATCCATGCCTATCTATAACAAGCGCTTCACCCTGAGCGCCTTGTCGGCTGCCGTGATTTCCGCCGCTTCTGCGGGTGCATACGCCCAGGAAGCCGGTACCAGTGCGCTGGAAGAAATTACCGTGACCGGCATTCGCCAGTCCCTTACCAATGCCATGGACATCAAGCGAGATTCCGCCGGCGTGGTAGACGCGATTTCAGCGGAAGACATCGGTAAATTCCCGGATACCAACCTCGCAGAATCCCTGCAGCGGATTACCGGCGTATCCATTGACCGCAGCAACAACGAAGGTAACAAGGTTACTGTGCGCGGCTTTGGTCCCAACTTTAACCTGGTAACCCTGAATGGGCGGCAGATGCCGAATTCATCGGCGCTGCAGTCTGAAGGTATTAACCGCAGTTTCAAATTCGCGGAAATTTCTGCGGAAAGTGTCAGTGGCGTAGAGGTATTTAAAACCGGTAAGGCGGAAATTTACTCCGGTGGTATCGGCTCCACCATCAATATCAAGACCGCCCGGCCATTCGATTACGACGGGTTTGTCGCCAGCGCCAGCGTGAAAGGTGTCATGGATACCAGTGTCGAAAAAGGTGATACCGTCACTCCGGAAATCGCCAGTATGGTGAGCAGCACCTTTTTCGAAGATAAACTTGGTGTGCTGGTAGCCGTTTCCCACGCGGTGCGCGATAGCCGCAGCGAATCGGTGAGCACTCAGGCCTGGGTTCCCAACTACGGTGCGGCCGACACTTCGGCCATTGATCGCAGTAAAAACCCGGAAGCCACTTACTGGGCCCCCTGGACCTTTGACGTAGACGTGGCTGACCACCAGCGCGAACGCCAAAATGCGCAGCTGGTTGTGCAGTTTGCGCCGGTAGACAACGTGACGGCGACCCTGGATTACACCGCATCCCGCTACGACGAAGATATTTCCATGAACCGGACCAGTGTCTGGTTTGACAGCTCCACCGGCGTAGCGGACAGCAACGGTACTGTAATCAACCCAAGTGTTCAGAACGACGAGCTCAATTTCTGGGCGTGGAATTATCAGTTTGTAACCGAAAACGACTCTGTCGGTCTGAATGTCGAATGGGACGCAACAGAATCCTTGAGCTTCGGCCTGGACGTGCACGATTCTACTTCCCACTCCCAGCCGGGTGGGATTCCCGCAGAGACCATCGCGAATACCAGAAACCCGGGTAAGTTGGTGGATATTACTGCGGACTTTTCCAGCGGTAGCGGTTTGCCAGGTATCAGCTTCGATGATTCTGCTCTCGCTGGTGGTGCATTCGCTCCAGAAAATATCGTATCCGACCTGTTTCAGGAGCGGGGGCTGGAAATCGAAAACCAGATTCAACAGTTCCAACTGGATGGTACTTGGGAGAACCTGGACGACGGGGCTCTCAAAGCCATCAAATTTGGTCTTGCCAGTACGGATTACAAGGTGGACTCCTACGATAGCCAGTCTTTCGCCTTTGTAGATCTGGGCGACTTGGCATCTCTCGGTATCGACTTCGAACAGCTGAGTGACTTTGGCGATCAAATTGGCAGCAATGCGGGCCTTTTTCCGCTACTGGCTGACTATGAGGCATCTGACTTTATCGAGGCAGTTAAAGCCAGCGGTCAGTACTTCGAGGCAACGCCAACCTTCAACAAGGTGGAGGAGGAAACCCTGGCGGCCTTTGTTACGGCTGATTTCGAAACTGAATTTAACGGGTACCCTGTTCGCCTGAGTACCGGGTTGCGATTTGAAGATACAGAAGTGGTCGGTACTTCAATCCAGAATGGTATTCTCGGTCTTAGCTACTGGCACGATGAAGAGCTGCGCGAGGTCAATGATGACACGCCAAGCGCTGATACTCTGGAAGGGAACTACACTCGCTTTCTCCCGAATCTGGATGCGAGTGTTGAGTTGAGTGAGGAGCTTGTCGCCCGCGCTTCTTACAGTCGCACCTTGAGCCGCGCGGACATCTCTGCGATGTTCCCGTCCACGTCCCTGAATGTCTCTCGCCCCGGCGGCCCATTTAACGCCTCTCAGGGCAATCCGGGTCTATTGCCCATTACCTCGGATAACTTTGATCTGTCGATAGAGTACTACTACGACGAGGGTAGCTATGCATCTTTGGGTTACTTCAAGAAATACGTTGAGAACTTTATCGGCGCAACGTTTGAAGACCGTGTGATCACCGACGTCAACGGTAATCCGATCACAGATCCAAGTGTCAACCCACGTCCGGGCTGCCCTGACGCCAGTGGTTCAAACCCGGCTTGTCTCGGCAA includes these proteins:
- a CDS encoding TonB-dependent receptor, which translates into the protein MPIYNKRFTLSALSAAVISAASAGAYAQEAGTSALEEITVTGIRQSLTNAMDIKRDSAGVVDAISAEDIGKFPDTNLAESLQRITGVSIDRSNNEGNKVTVRGFGPNFNLVTLNGRQMPNSSALQSEGINRSFKFAEISAESVSGVEVFKTGKAEIYSGGIGSTINIKTARPFDYDGFVASASVKGVMDTSVEKGDTVTPEIASMVSSTFFEDKLGVLVAVSHAVRDSRSESVSTQAWVPNYGAADTSAIDRSKNPEATYWAPWTFDVDVADHQRERQNAQLVVQFAPVDNVTATLDYTASRYDEDISMNRTSVWFDSSTGVADSNGTVINPSVQNDELNFWAWNYQFVTENDSVGLNVEWDATESLSFGLDVHDSTSHSQPGGIPAETIANTRNPGKLVDITADFSSGSGLPGISFDDSALAGGAFAPENIVSDLFQERGLEIENQIQQFQLDGTWENLDDGALKAIKFGLASTDYKVDSYDSQSFAFVDLGDLASLGIDFEQLSDFGDQIGSNAGLFPLLADYEASDFIEAVKASGQYFEATPTFNKVEEETLAAFVTADFETEFNGYPVRLSTGLRFEDTEVVGTSIQNGILGLSYWHDEELREVNDDTPSADTLEGNYTRFLPNLDASVELSEELVARASYSRTLSRADISAMFPSTSLNVSRPGGPFNASQGNPGLLPITSDNFDLSIEYYYDEGSYASLGYFKKYVENFIGATFEDRVITDVNGNPITDPSVNPRPGCPDASGSNPACLGNASDPVVTWNVATPGNLEDAEVYGWELAVQHMFGETGFGAIFNATVVDGDVEYDVYDNENVFALTGMSDSANLIGFYEKDAFQARLAYNWRDDFLLATRQSEIGGQPVFNEAYGQWDLNASYDVTEDISVFVEGLNITEETIRRHGRFANQLVSAQQYGARYNIGVRAKF